In Desulfovibrio sp. TomC, the following proteins share a genomic window:
- a CDS encoding DUF5131 family protein — protein sequence MSKTKIDWTDCTWNPTTGCTKISSGCANCYAEIMAKRCKLMGLEKYRNGFDLTLHPDMLDKKLSYRDPKMIFVNSMSDMFHKDIPFGFIDKVFAYMRRAPQHIFQVLTKRGDRLEELSPHLFWHDNIWMGVTVEGEQTIKRIDNLRTTPAIVRFVSIEPLLGPLPDLNLDGIHWVIVGGESGPRARQMDLDWVRPIRDKCIEMNIPFFFKQKGGFRKEEGYNVLDGQIWHQFPLNHIK from the coding sequence ATGAGTAAGACTAAAATCGATTGGACTGATTGCACATGGAATCCTACAACAGGATGCACAAAGATAAGTTCAGGTTGTGCCAATTGCTATGCTGAAATAATGGCGAAAAGATGCAAGCTGATGGGCTTGGAAAAATATCGCAACGGATTTGATCTGACACTGCATCCCGACATGTTGGATAAGAAGTTAAGTTACCGAGATCCTAAGATGATATTCGTTAACTCTATGTCAGATATGTTTCACAAAGACATTCCTTTTGGATTTATTGATAAAGTCTTTGCGTATATGCGACGCGCTCCTCAACATATTTTCCAAGTGTTGACAAAACGAGGCGATCGACTGGAAGAATTGTCCCCCCATTTGTTTTGGCATGACAACATCTGGATGGGAGTGACGGTAGAGGGGGAGCAAACCATAAAACGAATTGATAATTTACGTACAACTCCAGCGATTGTGCGATTTGTATCTATTGAACCACTTCTTGGTCCTCTTCCAGATCTGAACCTCGATGGCATCCATTGGGTTATCGTCGGCGGCGAGTCAGGTCCTCGTGCACGTCAGATGGACTTAGATTGGGTGCGCCCAATTCGCGACAAGTGTATAGAGATGAATATTCCGTTCTTTTTTAAGCAGAAAGGTGGGTTCCGGAAGGAGGAAGGTTATAATGTTCTTGATGGACAAATTTGGCATCAGTTTCCATTGAACCATATAAAGTAA
- a CDS encoding ATP-binding protein, with translation MPSVTSTSPFLGRAENIVAFGLPGRGKTHLLCAIGHELVRRYAASRQ, from the coding sequence GTGCCCAGCGTCACCAGTACATCGCCCTTCCTGGGACGAGCGGAAAACATCGTAGCCTTTGGCCTGCCGGGACGCGGAAAAACGCACCTGCTGTGTGCCATCGGCCATGAGCTTGTCCGGCGATACGCAGCTTCGCGGCAATGA
- a CDS encoding DNA polymerase — MESAKITFKAQLVERAPYSTLIGTDYIDFLESNLSELYQGNIGIYLSREVQIENQKLYFPFIDIDPFLNKENNTECELITDSILRTKILIQSFSELSILGCFKFIATGGYGFRAISSMLLNKENYNGFVDLVKNELKSCIIDFQPTEVTTQPYQVFARKDNPFQNHRTLIGRHSVLVESDIIMGEFTSDDYRSVTGGELNPYYYIDAAKQLMDFRIVSDISSLGEFGHKIQRYSELRKGNAVDSINFFDISKNVKAISADKTLEMLNNHGYFFKEMDKATGKFYTFKNKICPVCGSSNSNAYIKPPYFRLKCFRSSCPANITHGGLPLPEWSGLLLQKEYNSSHRLLSAIPAQKMTLADAQQSIKAHLNSNSDVFLRVTPGSGKTHLALEYACSQASLGKKIIYSTYNVAQLDEIYNVAKQILNGEDKIYRLNTQESFCRFKDNYRAVVDIGYSTSTLLCKCCQEKDNCEYYTERSQMHSGVYFVTHNMLSELNTGVFNADIIIIDESILPLALNDSESFADADLRSLHAVVENTHSVIINEILKTLTEIYSRKSSAYHQILLTKNYHETYHDNLLDLVSAKLSMESKELISAIAEIVAKLKLKYNDLYASRINYNVIKWLSGFIEDDVISHVSFESNGIIKFCIKYIKKPLEFDGRYILLDATGSSIIVDNICNKPIPFLNIDIEWTCNSLFLEKTIKKSTDVEEGEIEEIIKTGLSHFKQDKILVVSFKSNGGKLLNKCRAIKPNIQFEFYNFFGQKGTNQFKEFGAIFVFGLPFPNINAAWQDAHILFPGVEQDGLRDSWAYMGMENELLQIVHRTRPVLKDNQPVELVVAGNCYPSSLPGPSQTISFKRREDPVGTAIARLRKFIDYFGFYDIILEYIAGIATTDSETKATQLRKSVFDKLGEVVEQYKAQSLSAGPDYGGTEVTSTCPRSISSTYNLISHLLVQLKKFKIIDSEGEAQSSTIIYTIMEIDSAIDCNLMLFENDQNDQFDINKMKLIILKLITLYFYLSETKWEVNLPMHFVHKNQARDFRTQLKDEFEYMDKYKITSLYSKFRKIDGMEIDSNGLYFYNTLSELGLVDVKIAKSYAVNKSENFIDSEFNVIIVYFVGNIVHLLSKNEFVTIESNERIDNNFFHEYNCIVTNDGQACFKLSKIEITTSIHDVMIVDKLLNNSKKYLKPNSVKNLLQKFNSEFQSEGGFKVCKTIFKVYQMQIDLIVSKKIIYIYQLECQMLHLHSIIGRNGFTVDADKLNGIIKANGENGNNCLNIEKNNRILSEAAFSKIFVSEANLSETITGRIGFKYLSKMDKKYRSEFKPKFGCVLLCFDIKYFEPTIICSFSGEPYGLELLNSGKDLYSEVASQISKKIMDERLNNRWFGKVLFNIAINGGGEYALVSRCFDSNFQIERQEAGQIFQYFRDMFPGIFQFHRAIIDKARQHGKICTKYHRILLVGNEDKDSTISNFVVQGSAADAFKRLLLKVNGLLIHPEEDILLHHYDAVYIQVPEHGARNRMDELKAAMEDSLSLDFGNVRFSVAASMRRSWAEEDTIVQV; from the coding sequence ATGGAAAGTGCAAAAATTACTTTCAAAGCGCAGCTTGTGGAAAGAGCGCCATACAGCACATTGATTGGAACTGATTATATTGACTTTTTGGAAAGTAACTTAAGCGAATTGTATCAAGGTAACATTGGAATATATTTATCTCGTGAAGTACAGATTGAAAATCAAAAATTATACTTCCCGTTTATTGACATAGATCCATTTTTGAATAAAGAAAACAATACTGAATGTGAATTGATAACTGATTCAATTCTCCGCACTAAAATATTGATCCAATCATTTTCAGAGCTCAGCATCCTTGGTTGTTTTAAATTTATCGCAACAGGTGGATATGGTTTTAGAGCAATATCTAGTATGCTTCTTAACAAAGAAAATTACAACGGGTTCGTTGATCTTGTCAAAAATGAATTAAAAAGTTGTATTATCGATTTCCAGCCTACAGAAGTAACAACACAGCCGTATCAAGTATTTGCCCGTAAGGACAATCCATTTCAAAATCATAGAACTTTAATTGGTAGACATTCTGTCCTTGTTGAGAGTGATATAATCATGGGTGAATTCACCTCCGATGACTATCGTTCTGTCACGGGTGGAGAGTTGAATCCATATTATTACATTGATGCCGCCAAGCAATTAATGGATTTTCGCATTGTTTCAGACATTTCCTCACTCGGCGAATTTGGCCATAAAATACAACGCTATAGTGAATTGCGTAAGGGCAATGCTGTTGATAGTATAAATTTTTTTGATATATCAAAAAATGTCAAGGCAATATCGGCAGACAAGACCCTCGAAATGCTTAACAATCATGGATATTTTTTCAAAGAAATGGATAAAGCCACCGGGAAGTTTTACACATTCAAAAACAAAATATGCCCGGTTTGTGGATCTTCCAATAGCAATGCATACATTAAGCCGCCGTATTTTCGGCTGAAATGTTTTAGGTCATCATGTCCTGCAAATATTACCCATGGCGGATTGCCATTGCCAGAATGGTCTGGCTTACTTTTACAGAAAGAATATAACAGTTCGCACCGTTTGCTTTCCGCTATCCCAGCCCAAAAAATGACACTTGCCGATGCGCAGCAATCCATCAAAGCACACTTAAACTCAAACAGCGATGTTTTCTTGAGGGTTACCCCAGGCTCGGGCAAAACGCACTTGGCGTTGGAGTATGCCTGTTCGCAGGCTTCACTCGGCAAAAAAATTATATACAGTACTTATAACGTCGCGCAACTTGATGAAATCTATAATGTTGCCAAGCAGATTTTAAATGGTGAAGATAAAATATATCGTCTGAACACCCAAGAATCATTTTGTAGATTCAAGGACAATTACCGAGCAGTGGTGGATATTGGATACTCTACGTCAACATTGCTTTGTAAATGTTGCCAAGAAAAAGATAATTGCGAGTATTACACTGAACGAAGTCAAATGCATTCAGGAGTTTATTTCGTAACACACAACATGCTTTCAGAACTCAATACAGGAGTATTTAATGCGGATATAATAATAATTGACGAAAGCATTTTGCCATTAGCATTGAACGACAGCGAAAGCTTTGCCGATGCAGACTTAAGATCGTTACATGCGGTAGTGGAAAACACTCACTCGGTGATAATAAATGAAATCTTAAAAACTCTTACTGAAATATACAGCCGCAAGTCTAGTGCATACCATCAGATCCTCCTTACTAAAAACTATCATGAAACTTATCATGACAATTTATTGGATTTAGTCAGCGCCAAATTGAGCATGGAAAGTAAAGAGTTGATTTCTGCTATTGCTGAAATTGTTGCAAAGCTCAAGCTCAAGTATAATGATCTCTACGCTTCTAGAATAAACTACAATGTTATTAAATGGTTGTCTGGTTTTATAGAAGACGACGTGATTTCGCACGTGTCGTTTGAAAGCAATGGAATAATAAAATTTTGCATTAAGTATATTAAAAAGCCACTTGAGTTTGACGGCAGATACATTTTATTAGATGCCACAGGTAGCAGCATAATTGTAGACAATATTTGCAATAAGCCAATTCCATTTCTAAATATTGACATTGAATGGACGTGCAACTCTTTGTTTTTAGAAAAAACCATTAAAAAAAGTACAGATGTCGAGGAAGGTGAAATTGAAGAAATAATCAAAACTGGTTTGTCGCATTTCAAACAAGACAAAATACTGGTTGTTTCATTTAAAAGCAATGGTGGAAAATTGCTGAATAAATGCAGAGCAATCAAACCAAATATCCAGTTTGAGTTCTACAACTTCTTCGGCCAAAAAGGGACAAATCAATTTAAAGAGTTTGGTGCCATCTTCGTTTTTGGTCTCCCCTTCCCGAATATTAACGCCGCCTGGCAGGATGCCCATATTTTGTTTCCAGGGGTGGAACAAGACGGCCTGCGTGACAGTTGGGCATATATGGGCATGGAGAATGAACTTCTTCAAATTGTCCACAGAACTAGACCCGTACTTAAGGACAACCAGCCTGTAGAGCTGGTTGTCGCGGGCAATTGCTATCCATCTTCACTTCCAGGTCCATCTCAAACAATATCTTTCAAGCGGAGAGAAGATCCCGTAGGAACGGCTATCGCTCGGTTACGTAAATTTATCGATTATTTTGGATTTTATGATATTATATTGGAATATATAGCTGGGATAGCTACAACAGATTCTGAAACAAAAGCCACTCAACTTCGTAAGTCGGTATTTGATAAACTAGGTGAAGTAGTTGAGCAATATAAAGCTCAGTCTTTGTCAGCCGGGCCTGATTATGGGGGGACAGAAGTTACTAGTACTTGTCCTCGAAGCATATCTAGTACCTACAATTTAATTTCACATTTACTTGTACAATTAAAAAAATTTAAAATCATTGATTCCGAAGGAGAAGCTCAGTCTAGTACCATTATATATACTATAATGGAAATAGACTCGGCTATCGATTGCAATTTAATGCTTTTCGAAAATGATCAAAATGATCAATTTGACATCAATAAAATGAAATTGATCATATTAAAATTGATCACTTTGTACTTTTATTTAAGTGAAACCAAATGGGAAGTTAATCTCCCTATGCACTTTGTACACAAAAACCAGGCCCGGGATTTTCGGACTCAGCTCAAGGACGAGTTTGAGTACATGGACAAGTACAAAATAACATCTTTATATTCTAAATTTAGAAAAATTGATGGTATGGAAATTGATTCAAATGGATTGTATTTTTATAATACACTTTCAGAACTTGGTTTGGTAGATGTAAAAATAGCAAAATCGTATGCTGTAAATAAAAGTGAAAATTTTATTGATTCAGAGTTTAATGTTATAATCGTATATTTTGTGGGCAATATTGTTCATCTGCTTTCAAAAAACGAATTTGTAACAATCGAATCGAATGAAAGAATTGACAACAATTTTTTTCATGAATACAATTGTATAGTGACAAACGATGGTCAAGCATGTTTTAAATTAAGCAAAATTGAAATTACAACTAGTATTCATGACGTAATGATCGTTGACAAACTGTTGAACAATAGTAAAAAATACTTGAAGCCAAACAGTGTTAAAAATTTACTTCAAAAATTTAATTCAGAGTTTCAGAGTGAAGGCGGTTTTAAAGTTTGCAAAACAATTTTTAAAGTATATCAAATGCAAATTGACTTGATAGTCAGCAAAAAAATTATTTATATTTACCAACTTGAGTGCCAAATGCTGCATTTGCACTCAATAATTGGTCGCAATGGATTTACAGTTGATGCTGATAAATTGAATGGTATAATAAAAGCTAATGGAGAAAATGGTAATAATTGTTTGAATATTGAGAAAAATAATAGAATTTTGTCTGAGGCGGCCTTCAGTAAGATATTTGTCTCTGAGGCTAACCTCTCAGAGACAATTACCGGAAGAATAGGATTTAAATACCTTTCGAAAATGGATAAAAAATATAGATCTGAATTCAAACCGAAATTTGGTTGTGTTTTACTTTGCTTTGACATCAAATACTTTGAACCAACAATTATTTGCAGTTTTTCAGGGGAGCCTTATGGATTAGAATTATTAAACTCGGGAAAAGATCTTTACTCGGAAGTCGCAAGTCAGATTTCAAAAAAAATAATGGACGAGCGTTTAAATAACAGATGGTTTGGCAAGGTATTGTTTAATATTGCAATAAATGGAGGTGGTGAGTATGCGCTTGTTTCTCGGTGCTTTGACAGTAATTTTCAAATTGAACGCCAAGAGGCAGGCCAAATATTTCAATATTTCAGAGACATGTTTCCAGGTATATTTCAATTTCACCGTGCGATCATTGACAAAGCAAGACAGCACGGGAAAATATGTACAAAATACCATCGTATATTGCTTGTAGGTAATGAAGACAAGGATTCAACCATCTCTAATTTTGTTGTACAAGGGTCAGCAGCTGACGCTTTTAAACGATTGCTGCTGAAAGTTAATGGTTTACTGATTCATCCAGAGGAAGATATTTTACTCCACCATTACGATGCAGTTTATATCCAGGTGCCGGAGCATGGTGCCAGAAACCGAATGGACGAACTGAAGGCGGCCATGGAGGATAGCTTATCGTTGGACTTTGGCAACGTCCGCTTCTCGGTTGCGGCATCGATGCGCAGATCCTGGGCCGAAGAGGATACCATTGTGCAGGTTTAG
- a CDS encoding ABC transporter substrate binding protein, whose translation MGTVTCVTRTAFLHMRLVLVCVLFLLSTPMMAEAFGGPHRVLILHSYHQGLSWTDDIQAAFSATLARSGFPLEVDVKYLDVARITDPKALRKNKELLQQQIVNMSAGKPFDMVLVSDNAALDFLLDHRESIAGNAPVVFCGINNFTQDMLRGQSNITGVAEIPSFYETIVLASKLRPMASKLLVLAEDTPTCKANLSLLQAQLSRLSGRVEIEVLEETDIYKLEARLAGLSPEWVVLPMVRPLDENGVLSAQAASQRLSRACAVPLFVTWDFWMGHGPAAGVVVSGRSQGETAAVMASRILKGERADDIPVVSQENNVTIADSLAFTRFGMSESLLPEGAVILNAPVSFYAVNKILFLTGGAVGLCLLLLSIFLALNVSRRKVAEALYQGQLNFVETLMRAMPAPLFYKDIQGRYLGVNPAFETLMGKPEQDFVGRLPTEAFSQEHGQVFVQRDQELSNLGDMQRYQHVMPTALGLRTLMITKAVFPGKDGSPAGVVGILDDITDRIRNEESLRESEKRFRSLFENAPLAYQSLDENGRFLDVNRKWLEALGYAAKDDVVGKWFGDFLAPGFKEHFDINFPMFKQACVIDGVEFEMLRINGGRIIVSFNGRVQTDRDGNFMRTHCIFSDITDRKHAEDALARKDALLGAMLRNLPFDFWARDTSQRMIMQSDESVRLWGDLTKTAIDDAQVEQEYLQSWMPINDRVLRGDVVDEDCAYASPGGDLRHYHAIVAPIRQGGDILGILGINIDITERSQAEEALRESEERFRALFSAVSDPVLVAIRETGILVECNPAAERFFGRNREQLIGLPQRDLHPPGTLQVEGVTEDFKRVTTDPMLKQEIRLLSSGGDVRAVEVTASTFEIKEHRLILGVFRDVTERNRAENDTLLAKDQAEAASRAKSEFLANMSHEIRTPLNGILGMLQLLKTTDPNDEQKEYLAGAIRSTNRLTRLLSDILDISRIEAGRMDIVDIEFDIKKMRDSIYELFDMEARRKGLFLEFGWNEDLPLVLIGDEVRLRQILFNLVGNAIKFTDKGEVRIDASLLVSLGNSVVRVLITVSDTGIGISEECIKSVFEPFVQAEGTYTRRFQGAGLGLSIVRRLVKLLGGDVAIESTLGEGTTIYVSLPFKLPSGGQGQNDQDVRVTTPVAEASWRILIAEDDSVSLITAKRTLEKSGYLVTAAKNGQEALQRLTEEDFDLILMDIQMPIMDGVEATKAIRGSSNLGAKSSIPIVAMTAYAMTGDKESFLAAGMDDYISKPVDKAAMVEVIERVIRMKEKVQ comes from the coding sequence ATGGGCACGGTCACATGCGTTACGCGCACTGCTTTTCTCCACATGCGCTTGGTTTTGGTCTGTGTGCTTTTTCTTTTGTCCACACCAATGATGGCCGAGGCCTTTGGTGGCCCACATCGCGTGCTTATCCTCCATAGTTATCATCAGGGATTATCCTGGACAGATGACATCCAGGCGGCTTTCTCAGCCACTCTAGCCCGAAGCGGGTTTCCCCTGGAAGTTGATGTCAAATACCTAGACGTGGCGCGCATAACAGACCCCAAGGCCTTGCGCAAAAACAAGGAACTGTTGCAACAGCAGATAGTCAACATGTCTGCAGGCAAGCCGTTCGACATGGTCCTTGTTTCTGACAATGCAGCCTTGGATTTTCTGTTGGATCATCGCGAGTCAATTGCCGGGAACGCCCCCGTAGTGTTTTGCGGCATCAACAACTTCACTCAAGACATGCTGCGCGGGCAATCGAACATCACTGGGGTGGCGGAGATACCCTCCTTTTACGAGACCATAGTCTTGGCGAGCAAGCTGCGCCCCATGGCGAGCAAGTTGCTCGTCCTTGCTGAGGATACACCGACGTGCAAGGCGAACCTCTCACTTCTTCAGGCGCAATTATCGCGCCTTTCAGGCCGTGTGGAGATTGAAGTCTTGGAGGAGACGGACATTTACAAGCTTGAGGCTCGCTTGGCTGGGCTTAGTCCGGAATGGGTCGTGCTGCCTATGGTTCGGCCCCTGGATGAGAATGGAGTGCTCTCCGCTCAAGCGGCTAGCCAGAGGCTTAGCCGGGCTTGTGCTGTCCCTTTATTTGTCACGTGGGATTTCTGGATGGGCCACGGCCCGGCAGCGGGCGTGGTGGTTTCCGGTAGGTCTCAAGGGGAGACGGCGGCAGTAATGGCGAGTCGAATCCTGAAGGGTGAACGGGCGGATGACATTCCCGTGGTCAGCCAGGAGAACAATGTCACTATCGCGGACAGTCTTGCCTTCACACGTTTTGGGATGTCCGAGAGCCTGCTGCCTGAGGGCGCGGTGATATTAAATGCCCCTGTCTCTTTTTACGCCGTCAACAAGATCCTGTTTTTGACTGGTGGCGCGGTCGGCCTTTGCCTGCTTCTCTTATCGATATTTCTTGCCCTGAATGTGTCGCGCCGCAAGGTAGCCGAGGCTTTGTACCAGGGCCAGTTGAACTTCGTGGAGACGCTCATGCGGGCCATGCCCGCCCCGCTGTTCTACAAGGATATTCAGGGTCGCTATCTCGGCGTCAACCCGGCCTTTGAAACCCTCATGGGGAAACCAGAGCAGGACTTTGTCGGCAGGCTCCCCACAGAAGCTTTCTCCCAGGAGCATGGGCAAGTGTTCGTGCAGCGCGACCAGGAACTTTCGAATTTAGGTGACATGCAGCGCTACCAACATGTAATGCCTACTGCTCTGGGCCTTCGCACCTTGATGATCACAAAGGCCGTATTTCCCGGCAAAGACGGCTCCCCTGCTGGTGTCGTCGGCATTCTCGACGACATCACAGACCGTATACGTAACGAAGAATCCCTGCGCGAGAGCGAGAAGCGTTTTCGTAGCCTGTTTGAAAATGCGCCTCTGGCCTATCAGTCCCTGGACGAAAACGGACGGTTCCTGGACGTGAACAGGAAGTGGCTGGAGGCCCTGGGCTATGCCGCCAAGGACGATGTAGTTGGGAAGTGGTTCGGGGATTTCCTTGCGCCCGGCTTCAAAGAACACTTCGACATCAACTTCCCCATGTTCAAGCAAGCCTGTGTCATCGACGGGGTGGAGTTCGAGATGCTCCGCATCAATGGTGGACGAATTATTGTGAGTTTCAACGGCCGGGTGCAGACTGACCGCGATGGCAACTTCATGCGTACCCACTGCATTTTTTCCGATATCACCGATCGAAAGCATGCGGAAGATGCCTTAGCCCGCAAAGACGCCTTGCTAGGGGCGATGCTGCGTAACCTCCCCTTTGATTTTTGGGCGCGTGACACAAGCCAGCGCATGATTATGCAAAGCGATGAGTCCGTTCGGCTGTGGGGAGACCTTACGAAAACGGCCATTGATGATGCTCAAGTTGAACAAGAATACCTCCAATCATGGATGCCCATTAACGATCGGGTGTTGCGAGGGGATGTGGTTGACGAAGATTGTGCATATGCCAGCCCTGGAGGTGATTTACGACATTACCACGCCATTGTCGCACCTATTCGTCAAGGTGGTGATATCCTGGGGATTCTGGGCATTAACATTGATATAACTGAGCGCAGTCAAGCTGAAGAGGCGCTGCGCGAGAGCGAAGAGCGTTTTCGTGCATTGTTCTCTGCTGTAAGTGATCCCGTGCTGGTAGCCATTAGGGAAACGGGTATTCTGGTAGAGTGCAACCCCGCTGCGGAGAGATTTTTTGGGCGTAATAGGGAGCAACTTATCGGTTTGCCTCAACGTGATCTGCATCCGCCGGGGACTCTCCAAGTCGAGGGCGTGACCGAAGACTTCAAGCGTGTGACAACTGATCCAATGCTTAAACAGGAAATCAGGCTCTTGTCCTCTGGCGGTGACGTGCGGGCTGTGGAAGTTACTGCCAGCACATTTGAAATAAAGGAACACAGGCTCATTCTGGGCGTGTTCCGAGATGTGACCGAGCGTAATAGAGCGGAAAATGACACCCTACTGGCTAAGGACCAAGCCGAAGCAGCCAGCCGCGCTAAGAGCGAATTCCTAGCAAACATGAGCCATGAAATTCGCACCCCACTCAATGGAATTCTCGGCATGCTTCAATTACTTAAGACTACTGATCCGAATGATGAACAGAAAGAGTATCTAGCGGGTGCGATTCGGTCCACAAATCGACTGACCCGGCTTCTCTCTGATATCCTTGATATCTCAAGGATTGAAGCCGGCAGGATGGATATTGTTGACATAGAATTCGACATCAAGAAGATGCGCGATTCCATATATGAACTGTTTGACATGGAGGCACGTAGGAAAGGACTCTTTTTGGAGTTCGGTTGGAACGAGGATTTGCCCTTGGTCTTGATTGGGGACGAGGTTCGGCTTCGACAAATCCTGTTCAACCTTGTTGGAAACGCGATTAAATTTACCGATAAAGGAGAAGTTCGGATTGATGCTTCTTTGTTGGTGAGTCTCGGAAATTCTGTTGTACGTGTGTTAATCACAGTCAGTGATACGGGGATAGGCATTTCCGAGGAGTGTATTAAGTCTGTTTTTGAACCATTTGTCCAGGCAGAAGGTACGTATACGAGGCGATTTCAGGGGGCAGGCCTGGGGCTTTCAATCGTTCGTCGCTTGGTTAAGCTCTTGGGTGGTGACGTAGCGATAGAGAGTACATTAGGTGAGGGTACGACCATTTACGTATCTCTTCCGTTCAAGCTCCCCAGCGGTGGCCAGGGTCAGAATGACCAGGACGTTCGTGTTACCACTCCAGTTGCCGAAGCCTCTTGGCGCATACTCATCGCTGAGGATGATTCCGTCAGCCTCATTACTGCCAAGCGGACGCTTGAGAAATCCGGCTACTTAGTCACTGCCGCCAAGAATGGACAGGAAGCGTTGCAGCGATTGACTGAAGAGGACTTCGACTTGATCCTTATGGATATCCAGATGCCTATTATGGACGGGGTAGAAGCTACAAAGGCAATCAGAGGGTCAAGCAATCTTGGAGCAAAGTCGAGCATCCCAATCGTCGCGATGACCGCATACGCAATGACTGGAGACAAAGAATCATTTTTAGCGGCGGGCATGGACGATTATATTTCGAAGCCTGTGGATAAGGCGGCGATGGTTGAGGTTATCGAGAGAGTTATTCGCATGAAGGAAAAGGTTCAATGA
- a CDS encoding branched-chain amino acid ABC transporter substrate-binding protein has protein sequence MMQRQKRWNTRECWAPRQPLPRFSPSAILAAPDARKGAETGLLSHRVPIELNAGGFFLRRVRNGCLDFSLYLALIVMMLTSPCRLLAADDVVVAVVGPMVGTSNSVGIQYSVGVRAALKDINGNTLLGHKVNIDLFDDSCTKSIAEGVAMKLAENPPSVVIGHSCSGATIISAPIYAKHKILQITPASTNPKVTEMGISTLFRMIGRDDLQGKMAAQRISERHAGQRVGVLFFPSEYSEGLTQTAIAALEQRGITPVARVQASPSASSYAKEIAALMQQNVEVLYLVGGGLDCGIFLRQARQMEATFAVISSDTLVSGVFLQTAGQAAEGVPFTFPPEATQLPTAASAIETIKAMGQEPVGYTLLAYAATQVWIEGVMRAKSFDAEQIAAAVRSEPVLTILGEVTFDGKGDIRTAYPAFAWHSWKDGKRAPLD, from the coding sequence ATGATGCAGCGGCAAAAGAGATGGAATACAAGAGAATGTTGGGCTCCTCGTCAACCGCTACCCCGTTTCTCGCCGTCGGCAATCTTGGCCGCCCCTGATGCACGAAAAGGCGCAGAAACAGGCTTATTGAGTCACAGGGTCCCTATAGAGCTGAATGCCGGTGGCTTTTTTTTGCGCAGAGTTAGAAATGGCTGTCTAGATTTTTCACTGTACCTTGCGTTGATTGTCATGATGCTGACGTCTCCTTGTCGCCTATTGGCAGCGGATGATGTTGTTGTTGCTGTCGTTGGTCCGATGGTCGGGACCAGCAATTCTGTCGGCATTCAATACAGCGTTGGGGTCCGCGCTGCATTGAAGGATATAAATGGCAATACATTGCTAGGTCACAAAGTTAATATTGACCTCTTCGATGACAGTTGTACGAAGTCAATTGCAGAGGGTGTGGCGATGAAGCTTGCCGAGAATCCTCCTTCTGTAGTCATAGGGCACTCCTGTTCCGGGGCCACAATTATATCGGCTCCCATCTATGCCAAGCATAAGATACTTCAGATTACACCTGCATCCACCAATCCTAAGGTTACGGAGATGGGTATTTCAACTCTTTTTCGTATGATCGGCAGGGACGACCTGCAGGGAAAGATGGCGGCCCAGCGTATTTCAGAACGCCATGCGGGCCAGAGGGTTGGGGTGCTGTTCTTCCCCAGCGAATATTCGGAGGGACTAACTCAAACGGCCATCGCAGCCCTGGAACAACGAGGCATTACACCGGTGGCAAGAGTTCAGGCCTCTCCTTCAGCCTCTTCCTATGCCAAAGAAATTGCTGCGCTTATGCAGCAAAATGTAGAGGTGCTCTATCTGGTCGGTGGAGGGTTGGATTGCGGGATATTTCTTCGTCAAGCCCGGCAGATGGAGGCAACATTTGCCGTGATCAGTAGTGATACGCTTGTGTCAGGGGTCTTTCTCCAAACAGCCGGCCAAGCTGCGGAGGGAGTTCCGTTCACATTTCCCCCCGAGGCTACGCAGTTACCAACAGCAGCCTCGGCAATAGAAACCATCAAAGCTATGGGGCAAGAGCCAGTTGGCTACACGTTGTTGGCCTACGCTGCGACACAAGTCTGGATCGAGGGTGTCATGAGGGCCAAGTCCTTCGATGCAGAACAGATTGCTGCAGCCGTACGTAGTGAGCCTGTCCTGACCATTTTGGGAGAGGTCACTTTCGACGGGAAGGGCGATATACGTACGGCCTATCCTGCGTTTGCTTGGCATAGCTGGAAGGATGGGAAGCGTGCCCCGTTGGACTGA